AGCGTTCGTCGCAGCAACCTACCAGTGTTCAGTCAAATGCTGATGCCGTTTGAAGTATCAGGAGGAAAGTGCTGCTGGCCGCACGCATGTCGGCTGCTTCACCTTTGGGTGGTTTATTCAGATATTATCTCATTTTAAATCACACCatgaacacataaacacatgaaTTTCTTTGTCCACTTTATAGTCCTGCACCGGTTCTGGACAACCACTGTCCAGAGCACAGGTGTCATACCGGCAGCGAAGAACTGATAGATGCTGTTTAAGATGGAAGACTGGCACACGGGCACATTATAAAACACCACAGATGACCTTTAATATTAAAGGCTTATCACTGCAGCGATAAATCATTAACCATCAATTTATAAATAACTTCACAGGGATCAACCCTTAACGTTCATTCCGTGCATATTAAAGTAGACTGAGCCCGCTGTAGATGCATGTGAGGTTCAGGTGCTTATTGCACATGCAATGCCTTGATGTGGACATCCTCCGGTCTGTGGCCAGTGTCACCTTTTATGCTGTGTTGCGAAGCCTGTCTCTGTTTGGTTGAGTTGGTGCTACGGCCGCATCCCATTTAATGCCACGGTGGCTGGAATGAACACACATACCAATTATGATGACAGCTGCCTTGAAGCCTGCACCCTGAAACCATGAGATCAGGCGCTACCCAACCGGGTTTGTGTGCTGACATCACCCACAGACTTACAGTATGAGTAACAGCTTGTTGGCGATGAATGATGATGACTTTAGTGTCtttaaaagaagcagcagactgAATGTTAAAGAGTCCAGGAACAGTCAAAGGCATTGGAAGGAGAAAAGCGATTTCACAGGAGCCTCAATGTGGTGCAGCTGTTTTGCTCCATCTTCTTCCCACTATTCCTGGTTCTCCTCTGGCTCCCTGAGGCCCTGGCTGTGTAGTGTCTTCCCTGTCATCTCCATCATAGCCTGGACCTCTGGATCTGCATCCAAGACGCTCCTTTTGCCCTTCCCCTCCTCACCCtgtgacacaaaacaaagcCACATAAAGAAAGGCCAAGTCTGAAAATGTTAAGAAGGgcctgaagaagaagaattagGAAAACAATAAGAGACAAAGAGCCTGAGGTGGCCTCACCTCCTCTGGTTCTGGGGGTTTCCCAACAGCCCACACTTCCACTGAATCCAGGGTGAAGTCGTCGTCTGCAGACAGTTGGGGGCTGCCGTAGGTGGTGCACTTGGGCTTTGCTCGGCTGTGACCACGACCAAAATCGCTATCCAGCCACAGGCCGAAGTAGTGATGTTGCCCACCCATACCCTACGGAGCAAACACGGAGGGATGAGAATGAAAACCAACTTTTAGTGGTTTGTCTTTTGCCACATGATTCGACACATTCCTTTTCCTTTCCACTTTGCTTGTGGAACTTCTGCTTCTGAAGCTCAACGATGAACACATTCCTACTGTTGTTTCATCTGTCTGATGTTTGGCTTTGGTTTAGATTGATCAAGTCAGACCAGTTTTATAGTTATTTTGGCAAAAGCCTGTTGAATCCTGACCTTGTTTTCTTTAATATAACCACCCAGAACTGTGTTGACAGAATATTCTTCTCtttgtaataataacaacaagCTGTGACAAAGCAAAGCTGAGCTGCTGAACGTCTCACCAGTCCATTAGGCATGGTCTGCTGATTCTGGTTTAGATACATGAAGTGGTCGTTGTATCCTGTTGCTGTGAACACCCTCAGTCTGGGGAACACTGTGAACAGGAAGCATCTGGAgtcacctgcacacacaaatattcaAATCATGAAGATCTGAGAGAAAAGCCCAGTGACAGCCACAGTATTCAAACAAGCAGTATTACTTCCTCAGAGTGCTCGCGTGTCTGGTTGTTCTGAAGCTCACAAGATTAAAAGGGCTCAATTCAGTTACCACAGACAAGACAAGGTGTAAACAGCAATAATCAGTAATACATAAGGGAAGAGTAAGACGTTTACGTGGTCAGAAGGGACGAGAATGTGCTAAAGCTTCATCATTAGATGATGTGATATGGAGGAGTTTACACTGGAGTCAGTAAACTGCATTAACTGTAATATACTAGAACACAAACTGGATCTGCGTCATCATTGTGAGgtgctctgtactgtactgtacctttctGAGTCTGTCAACAACCTACATTCACAACTATGCTTCTCTActgcaattaaaacacaaagcGTGGAAGATCTGGTTGTTCAAGTAACAGGTCTGTAGACTGGTGTCTACAGCTGAAACTTAGAAAAGTCATAACTAGAACACGGTTCCGGGTCAGAGCTACTGGActccctcctctcaccctgAAACTGAGGTTTGACCTCCCAGGCGTGGGACGCGAACCCCCCAAAGACGTGTCCTTTTGTGTCCTTGATGAGCAGCAGGGTGGGCCCACACTTGGTCAGGCCGGCCACCATCCTGGTGAAGCTCTCCCCATGCAGCTGTGTGGAAAACACAAGTCTCCAGGGGGCAGCGTAATTGTCCGGCAACTGAAAAGTGGTACAGTCGTAGTGAGTAGCACAGCCAGCATATGAATATGAATAGTAATACCAAGTAGGAAACTGTGTCTAGGTTAAAAGGTtgattatgtatttatttattttttatacaaCCACTACTGTTTACTGTCAAATCCCCTTagaatttattgttttaaatcaaggagaaattatttattattattattattattattattattattattattaaggcacctgtatattaataataatatcattAGTCTAAAGTATAGTGACATTTTTCTATAAATAGCATAAAAGAGTGACTGTGATGACATCATTGGGCATGTGATGTCTGATAAAAGGACCTGAAGCTAGAATTCTATTTGTAATTGTTTAACAATAGAGCAGGTACTGCTGAACGACGGAGGAAAAAGGTTCCTGTTCTTGTTGACGTGACTCAGCCTTCGCAACGCTACAAGTCTGTTTTACAGAAAGGAAAGCAAGTCCAGTCAGTAGCAGTCATAACTAGCACTAGTCTTCTTGTCGTAAaagtgcaaaagtctaaatgttttttgtgtggTTCGACCTTCAGACTGGTTCAGACAGAAAAATGTGTCCTAATCCCAACTCCACAACACTGTGTTGCActaag
The genomic region above belongs to Betta splendens chromosome 6, fBetSpl5.4, whole genome shotgun sequence and contains:
- the meak7 gene encoding MTOR-associated protein MEAK7 isoform X3, yielding MGGLASESMIRRVYRCLCSVDPGLAAGKASAPPVCGAGREQLVVFLADTLRGTAEERAPLIVAMSQSGAGEAAVVSHEQVAEFLQDLIAAVVQILAHRGRIRGWKPERMGDCAQGVNLLAELLCSELRPSDEGVCDVSCVEDWVFRVPQVSLYLEMLVVEGLNVSLAGRPAPTLLPPCRDTPWKELRCLLDLPTLMFLAPQLPDNYAAPWRLVFSTQLHGESFTRMVAGLTKCGPTLLLIKDTKGHVFGGFASHAWEVKPQFQGDSRCFLFTVFPRLRVFTATGYNDHFMYLNQNQQTMPNGLGMGGQHHYFGLWLDSDFGRGHSRAKPKCTTYGSPQLSADDDFTLDSVEVWAVGKPPEPEEGEEGKGKRSVLDADPEVQAMMEMTGKTLHSQGLREPEENQE